Within Candidatus Eisenbacteria bacterium, the genomic segment CCTGGTGGCGTACGTCGCCGGCGCGGATCCCTTCGAGGAGGACCAGCTCGGACGCCTGCGTCTGACGCGCGACGATCTCCGCGCGCGCGACCGGGTCACGTTCGAGGCGGCGCGATCCCGTGGGGTTCCCGTGGTCGCGTTTCTCGCGGGGGGCTACGCGCGGCGCGTCGAGGACACGGTGGAGATCCATGTCGCCATGGTCGAGGAGGCCGTTCAGGCGCTGGTTCGGTTTCCGCCCCGCTGACGATTCGACCCGAGCGCGACAACCTGGGGATCACACGAACCTTCCACGCCTTTGTGGAATTTCCGCGTCGTGGCATCGCCCCAGGACTCGAGGTCGCGAGTCCGCGTGAAGGCGGGAGTCCGTGAATGACAATCGATTCGCGCGGGATGCGCGTCGCGTGTCGGGCGTGGCACGACGTGTGCGAGGAATGTTCCTTCCAGCATCTCACGCGGAAGCGGGGAGCGGAAACGCGAGGACGATCCGATGCGCGCTCGGTGCCGGTGAGCGGCGTTCGGACCGGTAGGACCGATTCGTGGGGGCTCCTCCGGTGAACAGGTTCTCGTCCCTCCGTGCCGCGTGTTTCGTCGGCGCCGCTCGGGTGGGGGGCGCGCCGACTCGAGCGGGCGAGGCCACGTGCCTCGCCCATTTCATTTCTCGGGACGATGCTCCCGGACCGCGCGCACAAGTCGTGTAGAGGTTCCTCCACAGCCGCGAACTTTTTCGACGCCCGGAAGATTCATACCCACCCCTCGTCGGCGGCTCCCGTGAAACATCCTCCTGTAACTCGCGCGATTGCAGCGACCTTCCCCGCAGGGCAGGCGGAGCTTTTCCGAGCTACGTTTGGCACGACTTACGCTTTGAGCCGAACCGGCGCCCGCGTGCGGGTGACCACGAAAGGAGGGGTTGGGGCCATGACGAACCGAGAGGCTGTACGGCGCGCTGAGCGTCTTGGGCTCTCGGCCTGGATCGTGCAGGCTAGCGCGGTTGGCGGCGACTCCAGCGACCGGATCGAAATCAAGTGCGTCGGATTCGGGAAGCTCGAGCTTCCGCTGGGAGAGGGAGACACCTGGGATGAAGCCTTCGCACGGGCGACCAAATTGATCTTCTCGGCCTGACCGGCCGGCAACACACGCACAAGACTGGGCACTGAAGCGGGCGGGATCTCCGGATCCGGCCCGCTTCTCGTTACCGCGCGAGAACGAGCTTTCGCTTCAGGGAGACGGTGGACGTCTTGAGCTCGCAGAAGTAGACGCCGCTTGCCGCGGCCGCGCCGTCGCGATTCATGCCGTTCCAGCGGAACGCGTGCGTGCCCGCGGGATACCTTCCGCTCGCCAGCTCCTGGACCTCCCGCCCGTGGACGTCGAAGACACGGAGCGTCACCGTTTCCTCCCGGACGAGCGAGAATCGAATCGAGGTCGAGAACCCGAACGGATTCGGCGCCGCCGGACCGAGCACGGATCCCGCGGCGTCGGGCGCCGCATCCTCGAAGTCACCGATGCCCGTGACGACGGAAGAGATGCTCGCGATGCCGCTCTGAGGCATTCCTCCGACCTCGAGGAACCCGCCGCCCAGGAAGACCTTCGTCGCGCCGGGGGCGACCGTGTACACGGAGCCGTCCGCGCCGGGATTCCAGGTGCTCGCCGCGCCGCTCGCGGCATCGATCGCGGCAACCCGGCTTCTCGAGAGCATCCCGATCGCCGAGAAGCTCCCGCCCACATAGACGGTGCTTCCGTTGACGGCGATGGCGTAGGCAATGCCGTCCGCGTTTGGATTCCAGGACGTCGCGGCGCCGGTGGCCGGATCGAGAGCGGCGAGCCGGTTCCGCGGCTGTCCTCCGGCGCTGGTGAAGGCCCCCGCGGCAAAGATCACCGAACCGTTGCTCGCCAGGGCTTCCACGCGGGCGCTGGCGCCGGGATTCCATCCGGTTGCCGAGCCCGTCGCGGGACTCAGGGCGGCGAGGTGCGCCCTCGGCTGCCCTCCGATCGTCGTGAACCAGCCGCCGGCGTAGAGAACTCCGGATCCGGGAAGGAGCGTCATGACCCAGTCGTTGGCATTCGGATTCCAGGCGGTGGCGAGTGCCGTCGCGGGGTCGAGCGCCGCCAAGGAATTTCGCGCGGCGCCTCCGATGGACGAGAAGCCGCCGCCGGCGTAGACGACGCCGTCGGCGATCGCCAGGGCGAGCACCTGTCCGTCCGAGTTCGGGTTCCAGGCCGTCGGCGCGCCCGTGACGGCATCCACGGCCGCGATGTAGTTCCGGATCTGTCCGCCGATGGTCGCGAAGTATCCTCCGACGTAGACCGTCCCGCCGCTGACGGCCAGAGCGAAGACTTCGGAATCCGAGTCGGGATTCCAGGGCAAAAGGGCTCCGGTCACGGCATCGACGGCGGCGAGGCGGTTTCGAATCTGGCCCCCAAGTGTCGTGAACCCTCCGCCGACACAGAGGGACGCTCCGCTTCCGGCGATCGTGTGCACCGTATGGTTGGCCCTGGGATCCCAGGTCGTCGTGAACCCGGTGCCGGTGTCGAGAGCCGCCAGATTCCGGCGGTCCTCCCAGCCGACCATGGTGAACTCTCCACCGACGTAGAGCTTCGTACCGTCGAGCCGGATCGCGCGGACCGTGCCGTTCGTGTTGGCGGTCCATCCGGTCGCGAGTCCATCGGAGGCGTTCACGGCCGCGAGGTTCTGCCTCGTCTGCCCTCCGATCGAGGTGAAGACTCCTCCCGCGTAGACGGCGGATCCGCTCACCGCCAGGGCGAGAACCTGGCCGCTCGTCACATTGGGATTCCAGCCCGTGGCGAGCCCGTCCGAGACGTTGAGTGCCGCGATGCGACGCCGCGTCTGGCCGCCGATCGTGCTGAAGAGACCTCCCGCGTAGACCGTGGACCCGTTCACCGCAAGGACGTTCACCACCGTGCTCGCGCTCGGATTCCACGTCGCCAGCGCGCCAGCGGTGGTCACCGCCGCGATGCAGCTGCGCGACTGTCCTCCGACGTGGGTGAAGTCGCCGGCGACGAAGACCGTGGAGCCGCTCACGGCGAGGTCCAGGACGGAGGTGCCCAGGACATCCGGGTTCCAGGTGGTCACGGCGCCCGTGGAAGCGTCGATCGCGGCGAGCCGGCTTCGACTCAGGTTGGAGACGGTGGAGAAGTCACCGCCGACGTAGAGGACTCCTCCGCTCAGGGCCAGAGCGCGAACCGGCGCGTTGGCTCCGGGATTCCAGGACGCGACGGTGAAGTTCGCGTGCACGCGCGCCAGGTTGGACCGCCACGCGTTTCCCGCCTTCGTGAACTCGCCGCCGACGTACCACCCACCCGCGCCGTCCGGAACGATGTCGTAGACCGGCCCGTCGAATTTCGGGAAGCCGGGCAGAACGCTGCCCATTCCCGAGTCGACCGCCGCCGCGCTCCCGAGCCCCATGCCCACGCGCGTGAAGGCGCCCGCCATGTAGAGCGTGTTGCCGGAGAGCGCCGTCGCGTAGACGGTGCCGTCCGTCACCGGGAAGTCCGACCGCACCATCTGAGCGGAGGCCGGGCTGAAAGCACCCGACGCGACCTGGATCGAGCACGCGAGCAGGAGCGAGCGAGCGCATGGCCGCGACACGCGGAGTGCCGGGTGCGACGTCGGGGTGGTCATGTTCCCGGTTAATTGCAAGGAACTGACCAGCGAGTGGACGTAGGAATCCACCGCGAATCGAAGAACCCATGCGGGCTTACGCCTGCTGTCGAAACGGCCCGAATCACCCGCAGGCGCGAGTGGGTGTTATTGCGACAGGACGTGCGGCACCTGACGCGTGGCTGGATCGAGCCACGCGATCGACAAGACAACAGGGGGCGGGATCTCGCGATCCCGCCCCCATCGTTCCAGCGCCACGTTCGGCGCGCGAGCCTTCCATGCGCACGCGCCCGGCCGAGGCCAGCCGTGATACCGGGTGCTTCTAGTACATGTCGTCGTAGCCGCCGCCACCACCGCCCGGAGGCATCGCGGCCGGCTTCTTCTTCTCGGGAATCTCGGTGACCAGCGCCTCGGTCGTGAGGAGCAGGCTCGCCACGGACGCGGCGTTCTGGAGCGCCGTGCGGGTCACCTTGGTCGGATCGACGACGCCGGCCTCGTACATGTCCTCGTACTTCTCCGTGGACACGTTGAACCCGACCGTCTTCTTCTCCTTCTTCACGTGCTCGACGATCACCGAGCC encodes:
- a CDS encoding FlgD immunoglobulin-like domain containing protein; protein product: MSRPCARSLLLACSIQVASGAFSPASAQMVRSDFPVTDGTVYATALSGNTLYMAGAFTRVGMGLGSAAAVDSGMGSVLPGFPKFDGPVYDIVPDGAGGWYVGGEFTKAGNAWRSNLARVHANFTVASWNPGANAPVRALALSGGVLYVGGDFSTVSNLSRSRLAAIDASTGAVTTWNPDVLGTSVLDLAVSGSTVFVAGDFTHVGGQSRSCIAAVTTAGALATWNPSASTVVNVLAVNGSTVYAGGLFSTIGGQTRRRIAALNVSDGLATGWNPNVTSGQVLALAVSGSAVYAGGVFTSIGGQTRQNLAAVNASDGLATGWTANTNGTVRAIRLDGTKLYVGGEFTMVGWEDRRNLAALDTGTGFTTTWDPRANHTVHTIAGSGASLCVGGGFTTLGGQIRNRLAAVDAVTGALLPWNPDSDSEVFALAVSGGTVYVGGYFATIGGQIRNYIAAVDAVTGAPTAWNPNSDGQVLALAIADGVVYAGGGFSSIGGAARNSLAALDPATALATAWNPNANDWVMTLLPGSGVLYAGGWFTTIGGQPRAHLAALSPATGSATGWNPGASARVEALASNGSVIFAAGAFTSAGGQPRNRLAALDPATGAATSWNPNADGIAYAIAVNGSTVYVGGSFSAIGMLSRSRVAAIDAASGAASTWNPGADGSVYTVAPGATKVFLGGGFLEVGGMPQSGIASISSVVTGIGDFEDAAPDAAGSVLGPAAPNPFGFSTSIRFSLVREETVTLRVFDVHGREVQELASGRYPAGTHAFRWNGMNRDGAAAASGVYFCELKTSTVSLKRKLVLAR
- a CDS encoding TCP-1/cpn60 chaperonin family protein, which translates into the protein GSVIVEHVKKEKKTVGFNVSTEKYEDMYEAGVVDPTKVTRTALQNAASVASLLLTTEALVTEIPEKKKPAAMPPGGGGGGYDDMY